The Topomyia yanbarensis strain Yona2022 chromosome 3, ASM3024719v1, whole genome shotgun sequence nucleotide sequence ccaaaaaatatttgcttattCTATCAATGAAGAACAAAACTGTATAGCTGGCTTGTTTTGCATCGTTTATTGTCTGGCCGATTTTGTGCATTGATGACACACAACTAACATTTGAATAAAAACAACGCAAGGTTATTGTCTAacaaaactattgttttaacTGAAAATGCTGAGTCCTTGGTATCTTTTGGTACTCTTTTTTTGTTTGTAAATTTCGGTTTTCTCATAACACTATTGGTGTAAATACactttaaatattttcataacAGACCTCGGTAGTGCCTTTAGAATGTTTTAGTCAATACGGAGTATAAATTCGATAAGCGGCGGGTGTTTGTACTAGTTATTTGTGGCTCTTCTTCTATACTAATTCGTTTGTTTCCTTGCAGATAAACGCTCACCCAAATCGCCGTTGGTGTCCGCAGCAGCTAAGAAAATCAAAACGTTCACAGTGAGTGTTCCAACGTCATCACAATCGGCCTTGATATCTCCAGTGAATACGGTCACTTCGCAGCACGTAACTCAGATAACCCAGTCTACACCGGTAATTTTGAACGATCTCAATGACTGTCTGCTGGAGAGCAAGAATATTGTTGTGTCCAAAAAGGATAATAAATACATTTTGTTCACCACGGCGGCCGTGTCACAACCGCCACCGTTACAGCCTGTACAAACGGCCACCGTGATCGACACCGGACGCATCGAGGAACTGCTGAAAAAGGATAAGATTATCAAGAAGACGGAATTGCAGGGCGATGGCACAACGACTACAACATACATCTTCGACGAGTGCGGTAATATTCAAGTTCTCTCTACCTTCTTTTGGGTCTCATTTTGTTCGGAGAATTTGGGTTTTTCAGAACTCTTCGCTTATATTTATACATCACACAATCGTTTGATCGATAAGGGCGCATAACACgggagtagaaaaattaaaatcattttcaaGTTCTGCGCCCTCAAGGTCTCTTCATACGTTTCTTAGTTATTTCGGGCACCTAACGATTGTGATAGGTCATCACTATTAATATCATTTACACATAGGTTTAATTGGTTGCGGACTGTAATAAGAATAAAATGTTTCTACTTCGGTTTGTCTTTATTTTACCATATAAATATGTCACTAAACAGAGAAAAGAAAACTACACGCAAGAACTTTTTCTAAAGTTCTTAGCTGGTAATTGAAACCATTATTTTCAGATTCtattgtatgttttttttttttgactgcgCCTATCTAACTATTGTTTGATTGTGTTTTACGCTTGCCATCCATGCTAACCCATCTCACCTAAATTGATAATATTGGTTTTTCGCTAACAAATTGTTTGATGTTCTTGCAGATATTTTACCGTTGAAATCTACATCCAAAGAAATGATAGCTCACTCCACACCGATGCCGGCAACGGTGGAGACGATCAGCTTGACTCCACAGCACATGGGAAAACCGACTACTATTTCGATAGTAAAAGTTGGTGCTGGTGACGTTGTGACTACAGCAGGCACAGCAGTAATCCCAGTTGGAACCGCGTTAGTTCCCACTTCAATAACACCCAGTATCAGTGCTATCAGTGGCAACAGCACTTTAATCAATGCCAGTACAATTCACAGCAACCAAAGTCAAATTGCTTCCGCTAAGAAGCTCTTGAAACCAACACATCCGCGGATCAAGTATTCTAAGCATAAAAATCCATCGGTAAAGTCAATAACAACTTTACCGATTTTGACGATCCCTACGGTCACTACCAGCCAGCCGATTACGGTTCCTATCCAAGAATCGGTCACTGGAACGACCACAAAGATCGAATTACTTAATTTTTCCCTTTCGCGAAAATTCCCTGGACATGGTGCTAAAACTATTGATGTGAGCAACATCCAGCAGATACCGATTACAGCCGTATCGAAACCGATGCCCATGCGATACACTGTCAATGAGTATGAAACATCCGCCTCAAATACATCTCAAAGTAATGATTTCACCAGCGGTATGATTGATGATCTGGATTACTCTGTTATCGATGACATTGAGCTTCCGGATGATGTACAGGTGAATTTTGCAGACGCGTATCCGTCAAAGTCATCGCATGGTGAAATAGACGATGATGCGGCTGAGTCACAGGATCCTGCCAAATCGATGGCCAACAAGAAAGGGCTCAAATCTGAAGCAAAAATACTCAACACTTCGATGGACGAAAAGTATGCTCTGTTGGCTAATACGAGTATTATGAAAAACTTTGAGTACACAGTAAATGAGTCAGTGGTGAGTGATAATGACGACGGCGAGATGCGGCAGTACATTTGTCGGCATTGTGGCAAACGTTACCGCTGGAAATCGACGCTACGCCGGCATGAGAATGTGGAATGTGGTGGCAAAGAGGCAATGCACCAGTGTCCCTATTGTACATACAAGGCGAAACAGCGTGGCAATTTAGGGGTTCACATTCGCAAACATCATGCGGATATGCCCCAGCTGGAAAGCCGCCGTAAGTCGAAGAATCGCGAGTCGTTGAATCTGATCGATTCGATCAAACCGGAAACGATGGAATCGGGAAGCCAAGAGCATCTGTGAACTAAGCATAATAGAAGTGGTCGTTAATGTTAGAAATTGAAACGATATCGCGATTCTTCTGTTACTTTACACCAAGAGTGTGTAGTTATATTTGATGATTGGAACATGAAGTACACGGAAGAAAATTCAAATACATTTTTATTTCAATGTTTTATACGACATGCTTCTGTTAACACTGCCTTGAACTCCATTACTCTAGGTTCCACAGATGACGGATTAGCTCAACTAGTAATATCtggaaatgaaaaatatttttttaaaggctTTTTATTGCAAAAGTCACGCGGactactttttttattttttgctttattttcgatttttctcaaaaatacttctaacaattacaaaaaatatgcacccttattcttgtttacgacgaatgcaagattcgttcgaaagcgattcgaacgaatactaagcccatttgattttgctgtcgtaaacgggaatacaaaccactttcgaacgaatctcgaattcgtcgtaaacaagaataagggtgatgAAATTGCTgagcccataatcgcaagtcagtcacatgttctatggaattccctatctacatgggacttaCTTCCGATTATATGCAGCACAGGTATCCTCCGTTCCATTATGTTTGTAAGGTTGCCATACAAAAATGAATTTCTGTTAATCTGACATGAAATTCTTTAGCTCTAGAGGATCAAATAAACAGTTTTCAAACGACTCCTTATTCCATAGTTTTATGGAATATAAATGGggaaaaaacaattaaaaataatcGCTATAACGTATTGAATAGGAATTCCGCTTTTGATGGATCGTTTCTAGTAAATGGATTTCCAGGTAGTGTCGTGCACCAGCACAGAGTAATACAAAAATTTACAGCAATTTCAGTGTTTTTGTCGTTCATTTCAGCTGCAGAGAGTAGGTTCTaaatacagatttttttacaagATAAGCATAACATAACCAATACAATAGGATTTAGTGGTAAGACAACTATGGAGCAGCATTCTAAAAGCAGTCACTTGACACAGAAAATAAAGTCAGAACCAAATAATTTTTTGCTAAGTGTTCGCTTTTACAGCGAAGCTGCTATTCTGTGAATGAAATCAAACTTTGTCAACACTTGTAACTTAAAGTTAATCATCATTTTCGTCGCTACATTTTATCTCTATAGATCTTACGAACATAAGTTTGAATGAGTTTTAACTGTGAATTTATCTTGTATTATTGCAATTATCATACACGCACGTATGCAAACAGGGCATATTACTAGGTTATACAGCAGTAGATTATATTTGAGAACTACAAATAATAATTGCATTTTTTGATTCCCACCACTTTCGTTTCACTACAAACTGATAAGTAGGGTAATTGCAAGCTTTCCCGGAATATACACTACGTGTGGTTATGTCTTTCCTTTCTGCAGATTCCTTGATGATCTGAGCTGCAGTGAAACACTGTTTCTTCTTTCTGTAATCGTGTAGAGTTTATGTAGTAGTAACGATTAAGATTTTAAAATCGTTTTGCGTTCAACTGTCAGCTTAAATTTTGTTTAGAAATCATAACAAAACGAACATTATAAAATAAGAGGTTGAAATTAAGAATTATAATAACGAGGCAAATTAAATTGCAGTATATTAGAATAGAGTAGGAAGGAGGTCTAAACGTTAATGTGCAGACAAAAAAATGACATACAAACTCATTCAGCTGACACAGTTGAAAAAGAAACACTGTTTGTAATTTGGTTGCCATTCATGTGCCCAGAGGAAAGGTATGCGAAAAAAAACTCAATTTGACACATGTAAAAATTGCATTAGTGTTAGAGATGACACATGCATACTAATACAAACAATACatgcaaatttttaaatttagaagATGATCAGCACTATATATATGATTCTATATATTTATctgaaaacttaaaaaataaatggaTGGAAGTTTATGAGCTAAAAATCGTATCTCAGATGTTGTGTTTCTTTTtcgtcaatttattttttcgtatTTCTTCGTTAAGTTCAACGTGCATAAGTCTGTCATACGAGGAAAGAAACTTAAAATAAGAACGCCTATATTCTCTGTCATATATGTATTCCAACCATGTTTAAGAAGTATACTTAAGTTCCGTTATATTTTTCTCTTGTactaatatttgtttttctttttcagGTAAGCTACCATTGACTGGTTGGAAGCGTAAGCGGGACTGGGAATAATGACTGATAATGTTCCATTCTAATCCGGATGGCTTCAACCTGGCTGATCTGTGGGCGGAATTGGTTACCCAGTTTATTTTTactaacacatttttttgtatttttagaatTGTTCCAGAGCGTGGCAGTAGGTGGACCAACGCTGCCTCCTCGCTCGTGGCTAATGTGGAAGTATCTGGAAACCAAGTACAAAAACCTGGGCCAGGAGATATACAAATGCCGACAGTGTGGCAAATTGTACCGTACCAAATATACGTGGAAACGCCACGAAAAGAAGGAATGTGGTGTAAAGCCCCAGTATCATTGCACACACTGCGATTTTTCCACCAAGTATAAGCACAATTTGAAAACGCACAATAAAATCAAACACGAACTTCTCCAGTCGATGCATCACGTTCACTCGCAGCACCTCCACTATCACCATCAGCATCTTCCTCAGGGAGGCCTACCGCTGGTGACGGTCGGTGATAGTTTAGGTGATGTTAGTGAGGGCGATGGCTCGTCTGGTGAGCCTGGTAGCGATGGAATCAGTTGCAGGAATAACAATATCCTTAAACCGCAGCTCGATGATGACGGTGCTGATATCGCGTGATCGGCGCAAAATCTTCTAAATATCTGTACACACGTAAGGCGTATTGTTATCGGTGTGGTAATAGCAGTGGCATAATCAAGTGATGATGGGTTCCAGCGAACTGAACGCTAGCGCAAATGTTTATCTAGGAACAAATGACCAGTTGAGTTATGTGCGCGTTTGATTTTCGCTTGACATCCTTGCACTAATTGCACTTTTATTATTACCAAAAGTTTGTTTTAGTGTACTGAGAGAACGATTTCAAATTTCTGTTTTTGTTAACTTTTGTCTGATTTGTTTCGTTTTTTCAGTTATTCTTGATGCCATTCATTTGTTAGTTAGTGTAGTAAGCGCAAAAGCATTCAATGGGCATTCCATCTATCTTGAGATAATAGAAGCATTCCACTTAAAATGATGAATTGTATTTCAATTAATTTCCAATCTAACTGAATCCAAGCTCAATTGAAACAAAAATGTCCCAACGCTGATGCTGAGTATTCAAAATAAACCCAGTTAAAAACGTTGTGGAACGTTCTAGATTTTTATTAATTCAAAATCATGAGGAAGAACAAGAAAGTTAGCTGTCCATAAGTGTTACAATTAAAACTTGTGTATCACAAAATAACTGCCAATAGACGAAAATTGTATACTGGAAAAGGTCCGTTTGTGGAGCTGAAGATAATTTCCCTTGAGATACTATTCCGTTGAAATCCCACTCATGTTTCGCCTCATTTTCTCACTGCATTTGGGGCATATTCGGCAGAGCGTTATTCGAATTTCTCGTTATGATAGACGATTGTTAGCTCTAATTAATTGAgtcataattttaatctcatgtTTGGAAATCGCCAATGCTTTTGTGCAAAATGTATGCTAGTTTTGTTTAGAATAACTCATGCTATTAACGTCAAGCCTAAAAATAACATTCTAATCGATGAATGTGTTTTGTTCTAAGCATTTATTCTTAACTAGTAAAAAGCAGAAATACATAATTGAGTATACACTCCACCGTCAGAAGTACGTTACTAAAGATGAAACAAAACTGATGTGCCAAATAGTTTTCTAgttctatttttatttaattatctagtgtttaaacacagttcttttCTTGAGAAAGAATTAAAAACGCATAAATAAGCATTTCATAGGAATAAggtaaatttttaccttttctttcgTGCGGTGTGTAATACTAATCGGAGTCAGAAAACGTACCATTGAATTGAAACTataaaattgagaaaaaatgaTGTTTATATAGATATTTATTGTGagcaaacaaaatgaaaatatttacatATACACCTATTGATAAACCGATGTATACATTATACAACAATATATTCAAATCTATAAAGCGTTTGTTTTCATTCCCTGTTTGTACAGAAATTATTTGGTTTGGATAGAAAATGTTCTTACATgctcgaaatgaaaaaaaaagttgcgagcAATCAGCGTGTAAGACTTTTTCAAGTAAACTTATTTAATAACACGTTTTTATTAGTTGGTTTATTCAAGCTGCTAACACGGTTTTTTTCCTCGTCGGCCTCTTAGTTTGATTATtgcttcattttctttttattgtaCTATATTTTAAGAAACAACAAATGCTGTGAAAAATTTTCTTTCATACCAGCTTAACGCAAATCCGAAACCATAACGAAAGCTTTGATTCGCTTTAACACGGTTTATGTTAAGATCGTTTTTTTatcttgtttgttttatttgaacTCATCTTTagtttatttttcgtttttccaCTGTTCTGTTTTTTCTCCACAGCCGAAGATTTAAGCATCACAAAAATCGGTGGATTGACTTGGGATCAGCTGGATGCCCGCCTCGCGATGCCTTTGCTGTCATCAAGCAGTGCAATGCCATTGGTGACGACCTTTCGGGAGGGTGCTCTACCATTAATATTCCCGCGTGACCTTTCCGTCAGTCCCGTAGACACCAAACCCGGCTCGGTTGGTAGCACTGGTAGTAGTGGTTGTGGTAATTCCAGTATAGGAGGGGGCATGTGTGGCGCAACAGATGC carries:
- the LOC131693587 gene encoding longitudinals lacking protein isoform X1 is translated as MDDDQQFCLRWNNHQSTLISVFDTLLENGTLVDCTLAAEGKFLKAHKVVLSACSPYFAALLSQQYDKHPIFILKDVKFQELRAMMDYMYRGEVNISQDQLAALLKAAESLQIKGLSDNRGSSSTAPSQQKQQQSEASATKTLPPPVPANKASGLTIENKRPLKPELLDSDVSGSREGSTSPTSRKRKKIRRRSVDTNNLIDNHDQHSNSSSHSMHTSLQPQALALTSSSTVASVPATNNTATSLSSSVTTPSNSANVLATSAAAAAAAAAALKKTDSVQQQQVAEALKLQLVKHNQSQQQQQSQQQQQQPTQQQQAHHTDDDEHSETEQDEGHGDEDSDDMDEPPVKRLPQGGTGTVEGVDGKVINKSELMIEPKNEYDDGQDENVEDLTLDEEELLDDLDQAGPSHGGEGSSQGYAQWQMEREQNEAFMAAQDAVGGQHRDAQDKRSPKSPLVSAAAKKIKTFTVSVPTSSQSALISPVNTVTSQHVTQITQSTPVILNDLNDCLLESKNIVVSKKDNKYILFTTAAVSQPPPLQPVQTATVIDTGRIEELLKKDKIIKKTELQGDGTTTTTYIFDECDILPLKSTSKEMIAHSTPMPATVETISLTPQHMGKPTTISIVKVGAGDVVTTAGTAVIPVGTALVPTSITPSISAISGNSTLINASTIHSNQSQIASAKKLLKPTHPRIKYSKHKNPSVKSITTLPILTIPTVTTSQPITVPIQESVTGTTTKIELLNFSLSRKFPGHGAKTIDVSNIQQIPITAVSKPMPMRYTVNEYETSASNTSQSNDFTSGMIDDLDYSVIDDIELPDDVQVNFADAYPSKSSHGEIDDDAAESQDPAKSMANKKGLKSEAKILNTSMDEKYALLANTSIMKNFEYTVNESVVSDNDDGEMRQYICRHCGKRYRWKSTLRRHENVECGGKEAMHQCPYCTYKAKQRGNLGVHIRKHHADMPQLESRRKSKNRESLNLIDSIKPETMESGSQEHL